One genomic segment of Halalkalicoccus jeotgali B3 includes these proteins:
- a CDS encoding ParA family protein produces MTENETARITVANQKGGAGKTTDVIHTGGALSARGYDVLLVDIDYHGGLTCSLGYSDLYYDTDRTTLFDVLDFDQMDSANDILVEHEEFDILPASEKLANNKNIQTLLEAPKSRERLGMMLDTLDTDYDYVLVDTPPSLNVLTDNALVATGNVVIPVIPEKLNANSLQIFAKQLGSLEPAYGNIDRLAIICNRVEQNAEHKDTIREIKSAYSLPVFEIPKRTDLSQSIGEGVSVFGFSKDNRRVEDARQLFGDIADLLDETFAKTAPEEVKA; encoded by the coding sequence ATGACAGAAAACGAAACTGCACGGATTACGGTAGCGAACCAGAAAGGGGGCGCAGGAAAAACGACCGACGTTATTCATACTGGCGGCGCACTCTCAGCGCGTGGCTACGACGTTCTTCTCGTCGATATCGATTATCATGGCGGGCTTACGTGCTCGCTTGGCTACAGCGATCTGTACTACGATACCGATCGGACCACGCTCTTCGACGTGCTCGACTTCGATCAGATGGATTCGGCGAACGATATCCTCGTTGAGCACGAGGAGTTCGATATCCTCCCTGCCAGCGAGAAACTCGCGAACAACAAGAACATCCAGACACTGCTCGAAGCTCCCAAGAGCCGAGAGCGACTGGGAATGATGCTAGATACGCTTGATACGGACTACGACTACGTCCTCGTTGATACGCCACCGTCGCTCAACGTTCTTACCGACAACGCACTCGTCGCGACCGGCAACGTGGTTATCCCTGTCATTCCCGAAAAACTCAACGCTAACAGTCTCCAGATCTTTGCAAAGCAGCTGGGATCACTCGAACCGGCCTATGGGAACATCGACCGCCTCGCTATTATCTGCAATCGTGTCGAACAGAACGCCGAACACAAAGACACGATTCGGGAGATCAAATCGGCTTATTCCCTCCCCGTCTTCGAAATACCGAAACGAACGGACCTCTCACAATCGATCGGTGAGGGTGTCTCCGTCTTTGGCTTTAGTAAGGACAACAGACGCGTCGAAGATGCGCGTCAACTCTTCGGTGACATCGCTGATCTGCTCGACGAGACGTTCGCGAAGACCGCTCCCGAAGAGGTGAAAGCATGA